A genomic region of Desulfobacterales bacterium contains the following coding sequences:
- a CDS encoding DUF364 domain-containing protein, with amino-acid sequence MSLEDEFKGMITGLTATFAIPPIADIFFPPFQKGGQSKDTEFMAVCLEGGAAGISYVLLPDDNMGAYTALRPSHFIGKDPGGLALEFGNDDPVKEMISLAAINAICQQVMRETHFAVDTATDSLGLLSVSPGDRVGMVGLFHPLIKTIQTAGAEMVIIEKKAALIQEFPHLPITLDISELNACNKILCTSTTVLNHSLDEILHCCSPDAFVSVIGPTAGYFPDALFARGVDVVGGRVVNDGPVFLQLLAQKKRWGDATRKICFRKETYAGISSNRTVRYPLPAKE; translated from the coding sequence ATGAGTCTGGAAGATGAATTTAAGGGTATGATCACGGGATTAACGGCAACGTTTGCCATTCCACCCATCGCAGACATTTTCTTCCCGCCTTTTCAAAAAGGCGGCCAGTCAAAAGACACCGAGTTTATGGCCGTCTGCCTGGAGGGCGGGGCGGCCGGCATCAGCTATGTGCTTTTGCCGGATGATAACATGGGAGCATACACGGCGCTGCGGCCATCGCATTTTATCGGGAAAGACCCGGGGGGATTGGCCCTTGAATTCGGCAATGATGATCCTGTCAAAGAGATGATCAGCCTGGCTGCCATTAACGCAATCTGCCAGCAGGTGATGCGGGAAACCCATTTTGCGGTGGATACCGCTACCGATTCACTGGGGCTGTTGTCGGTGTCGCCGGGAGACAGGGTCGGGATGGTCGGACTTTTCCACCCGCTGATTAAAACCATTCAGACCGCCGGCGCGGAAATGGTTATCATCGAAAAAAAAGCGGCGCTGATCCAGGAATTTCCCCATCTGCCCATCACCCTGGACATATCCGAATTAAACGCCTGCAATAAAATCTTATGCACCAGTACGACCGTGTTGAACCATTCCCTGGATGAGATCCTTCACTGCTGTTCTCCGGATGCCTTTGTCTCAGTCATCGGTCCCACGGCAGGATACTTCCCGGACGCGCTTTTTGCCCGCGGGGTCGATGTCGTCGGAGGAAGGGTCGTAAATGACGGCCCGGTGTTTTTACAATTGCTGGCGCAAAAAAAACGCTGGGGGGACGCCACCCGAAAAATCTGTTTCCGGAAAGAGACATACGCCGGTATCAGTTCAAATAGGACAGTTCGGTATCCTCTTCCGGCAAAGGAATAA